A portion of the Candidatus Bathyarchaeia archaeon genome contains these proteins:
- the pyrI gene encoding aspartate carbamoyltransferase regulatory subunit — MSETSETMLYVSKIKDGTVIDHITGGHALDVVKILGITGKENRIITIAMNVPSKRFKVKDIVKIEGRELNPKEVHKIALLAPHATINIIRNYKVVEKQRVKLPSVIEGIVKCANPACISNSNEPVQPKFYVKSEEPLILKCHYCGYMMDKNDVLKQF; from the coding sequence ATGAGCGAGACAAGCGAGACAATGCTTTACGTCTCAAAAATTAAGGATGGCACGGTTATAGATCACATTACAGGCGGGCACGCCCTAGACGTTGTCAAAATTCTGGGGATAACGGGCAAAGAAAACCGTATAATCACCATCGCCATGAACGTGCCAAGCAAACGCTTCAAGGTTAAGGATATAGTCAAAATTGAGGGGCGAGAGCTAAATCCAAAGGAGGTGCATAAAATCGCCTTGCTGGCGCCGCATGCCACCATAAACATCATCCGCAACTACAAGGTTGTGGAGAAGCAGAGGGTTAAACTGCCAAGCGTCATCGAAGGCATCGTTAAATGTGCAAACCCCGCTTGCATAAGCAACAGCAACGAACCCGTCCAACCAAAATTCTACGTGAAAAGCGAGGAACCCTTAATCCTAAAATGCCACTACTGCGGCTACATGATGGACAAAAACGACGTTCTCAAACAATTCTAA
- the pyrB gene encoding aspartate carbamoyltransferase, translating to MEFEGRDIISIRDFSREEIDYILKVAGAMEPIAKRGSDMLRGKILATLFFEPSTRTRLSFEAAMHKLGGSAIGFAEAEIASVRKGENLADTVRTVENYADVIAIRHPLEGAARLAAEFAKVPIINGGSGAEEHPTQALLDLYTILKEKDTIDGLKIALVGDLRYGRTVHSLAYALSNYDVKLYLVSPESLKMRREVIEEIRGKIPVVEETNIAKVISDLDVLYVTRIQKERFPDPAEYIKVKGSYKIDLEILKNAKKDMIILHPLPRVDEIAPEVDNTPHARYFQQVWNGIVVRMALLALILGAVK from the coding sequence TTGGAGTTTGAAGGGAGAGACATAATCTCAATCCGCGACTTTTCAAGGGAGGAAATCGACTACATTTTGAAGGTTGCCGGCGCCATGGAGCCCATCGCTAAAAGGGGCTCAGACATGCTTAGGGGCAAGATCCTTGCCACGCTGTTTTTTGAGCCGAGCACTCGTACCCGCTTAAGCTTCGAGGCAGCTATGCACAAGCTTGGAGGTTCAGCCATAGGCTTTGCAGAAGCCGAAATAGCTTCCGTCCGGAAAGGCGAAAACCTGGCAGACACGGTCCGCACGGTGGAAAACTATGCTGACGTAATAGCCATAAGGCATCCGCTGGAGGGAGCAGCGAGGCTGGCTGCGGAATTCGCAAAGGTGCCCATAATTAACGGTGGAAGCGGCGCTGAGGAGCATCCAACCCAAGCACTACTGGACTTATACACGATTTTAAAGGAGAAGGACACGATAGACGGCTTGAAAATAGCCTTGGTGGGCGACTTGAGGTATGGCAGAACGGTGCATTCGCTGGCTTACGCTCTCTCCAATTATGATGTAAAGCTTTATCTCGTCTCACCTGAATCCCTGAAAATGCGGCGAGAAGTCATCGAAGAAATAAGAGGTAAAATCCCGGTGGTGGAGGAAACAAACATAGCCAAAGTAATTTCAGACCTTGACGTTCTCTATGTGACGAGAATCCAGAAGGAGCGCTTTCCAGACCCTGCCGAATACATTAAGGTGAAGGGCTCCTATAAAATAGACTTGGAAATTCTGAAAAACGCCAAGAAAGACATGATCATCCTGCATCCGCTCCCCCGCGTGGACGAAATCGCCCCAGAAGTGGATAACACGCCCCACGCCCGCTACTTCCAGCAGGTTTGGAATGGCATAGTTGTGCGGATGGCGCTGCTCGCATTGATACTGGGTGCCGTGAAATAG
- the nrdD gene encoding anaerobic ribonucleoside-triphosphate reductase, translating into MSNQSQRSRGIRVLKAVSSAVRLQILSLLFDRGELSYTELMNFLKMSPSRDAGRFAYHLRFLLRTGLVEVDANSKKYRLTDLGFMVLEVAEEIEKRGLRPQKVLVRTSRFTLEEFDVNRIVDSLVKEAAMPVEQAKKVAKEVEKRLLKAKTRYLTAPLIREVVNGILIEKGFEEYRHKLTRLGLPVYDVTLTLKEREFHDASKVHEEFGKNVIAEYTLLNVLPRDVADAHLSGKLHIDDLGDWILKPKEMVHDLRFFFKKPGSPKSLHSALNVTFNVLLHSAGETSGTQILEYFNVFLAPFMKDLKPEEAKEALRLFIHNLNQHVDASLNLEIIVPEYLASVPTAGDPRDESRFYRDFADECRLLALLILEVFAEENRKRPLLNPKVVIKLRPEAFKDEEAAKILLAAHGFTVEKGLLYFANALKEEEKYTAFSPSGFQLKPDVKGDWEIDTLRTGVLGTVTVNLPRMVYESNGDESTFFQMLQDTLEMAAQALEIKGKALKQDGKSFLQFLLQKVEGEQYFRLEDSARLINLAGLEEAFEVFSGKNVQEGGEALRFAVEIARFVMDFLREKGVRRGRRVLSSMVPSREASFRLARQDIERYGLAKVRFRGTREKPYYTTFNRVSIQNLKASLEILAAWKELHSLLAGGKLVVVDLDEAKLEAEELMSLTRKLVENYEVAFFTYNRSLTYCSRCGIGMPGVLHKCPSCGSVSTLTVSSRYP; encoded by the coding sequence GTGTCTAATCAGAGTCAGCGTTCGCGGGGAATTCGTGTTTTGAAGGCTGTTTCTTCAGCTGTTCGCCTTCAAATTTTGAGCCTCCTCTTTGATAGAGGGGAGCTCTCTTATACTGAGTTGATGAATTTTTTGAAGATGAGTCCAAGTCGGGATGCAGGGCGTTTTGCTTATCATTTGCGGTTTTTGCTTAGGACGGGTTTAGTTGAGGTTGATGCGAACTCCAAGAAGTATCGTCTAACTGATTTGGGGTTTATGGTGCTCGAGGTTGCCGAGGAGATTGAGAAGAGAGGGTTGAGACCTCAGAAGGTTCTTGTTCGCACTTCAAGGTTCACCCTTGAGGAGTTTGATGTCAACCGTATTGTGGATTCCCTTGTGAAGGAGGCGGCTATGCCTGTTGAACAAGCCAAGAAAGTGGCTAAAGAGGTGGAAAAACGCCTTTTAAAGGCTAAGACGAGATATTTGACGGCCCCATTAATAAGGGAGGTTGTAAATGGGATTCTCATTGAAAAGGGTTTTGAGGAATACCGCCACAAGCTCACCCGGCTTGGCCTTCCAGTTTATGACGTGACGCTCACTCTAAAGGAGAGAGAATTTCATGATGCCTCCAAGGTGCACGAGGAATTCGGAAAAAATGTTATCGCGGAGTACACTCTTCTAAATGTTCTGCCAAGAGACGTGGCGGACGCCCATTTATCAGGAAAACTTCACATAGACGATTTAGGCGACTGGATTTTAAAGCCAAAGGAGATGGTGCACGACTTAAGGTTTTTCTTTAAAAAGCCGGGTTCTCCGAAGTCTTTGCATTCCGCCCTAAACGTAACATTTAACGTGCTTCTGCATTCGGCAGGCGAGACCAGCGGCACTCAAATCCTTGAATACTTCAATGTTTTCCTAGCTCCCTTCATGAAGGACTTAAAGCCCGAAGAGGCTAAGGAGGCGCTAAGGCTCTTCATCCATAATTTGAATCAACATGTTGACGCTTCATTAAACCTTGAAATCATAGTCCCAGAGTACTTGGCATCGGTTCCCACCGCGGGAGACCCCAGAGACGAGTCACGTTTCTATAGAGACTTTGCAGATGAGTGTAGGCTTTTGGCGCTTCTCATCTTGGAAGTTTTTGCTGAAGAAAACCGGAAAAGGCCTCTACTTAACCCGAAGGTTGTAATTAAGCTGCGGCCAGAAGCCTTTAAGGATGAAGAGGCAGCCAAGATACTTCTTGCCGCCCACGGCTTTACAGTCGAGAAGGGTTTATTATATTTTGCGAACGCCCTTAAAGAGGAGGAAAAATACACGGCTTTTTCACCCTCAGGCTTCCAACTCAAACCAGACGTGAAGGGGGACTGGGAAATCGACACCCTTCGCACTGGGGTCTTGGGGACTGTTACGGTTAACCTTCCACGCATGGTATATGAATCAAACGGAGATGAGAGCACATTTTTCCAGATGCTACAGGACACTCTTGAAATGGCTGCACAGGCCCTTGAAATAAAAGGTAAGGCGCTAAAACAGGACGGGAAAAGCTTTCTACAGTTTTTGCTGCAGAAAGTTGAGGGCGAACAATATTTCAGGCTGGAGGACTCTGCACGCCTAATAAACCTCGCTGGCCTAGAGGAGGCATTCGAAGTCTTCAGCGGGAAAAATGTTCAGGAAGGTGGAGAAGCCTTGAGGTTTGCCGTAGAAATCGCGCGTTTTGTTATGGATTTCCTCCGTGAGAAGGGCGTAAGACGGGGTAGACGGGTCCTATCTTCAATGGTACCCTCCAGGGAAGCCTCCTTTAGGCTGGCGAGGCAGGATATTGAACGCTATGGCTTAGCCAAGGTTCGATTTCGTGGCACGCGGGAAAAACCCTACTATACAACCTTTAATAGAGTGAGCATCCAAAACCTTAAGGCTTCACTGGAGATTTTGGCTGCTTGGAAGGAGCTTCACTCCCTCCTTGCTGGCGGAAAACTTGTAGTGGTGGACCTTGACGAAGCTAAACTGGAAGCTGAGGAGCTTATGTCCTTGACGAGAAAGCTTGTCGAAAACTATGAAGTGGCGTTTTTCACGTACAATCGCAGTTTAACCTATTGTAGCCGATGCGGCATAGGCATGCCCGGTGTGCTTCATAAGTGTCCAAGCTGCGGCTCCGTTAGCACCCTAACAGTTTCCAGTCGCTATCCTTAA
- a CDS encoding trypsin-like peptidase domain-containing protein, whose translation MGWEYTLRIDKKFIVALFLVAVALGGGFSLVYWNLKSSLNVLEDRYADVSARLESLQTLIEQLYYVQKLNLTAVQIYNLSRNSVVLVVAGSKSGSGFVYRVGGNGKGYIITNNHVIEGSENNLKVTFFIDGKPVQVSAAVKGKDIYSDLAVLEVYNLPAEAKPLPVGDSTKLLVGEPVYAIGNPFGLEGSMTAGIVSQLGRVLRLSDLGVPEPWGAYSIVDIIQFDAAVNPGNSGGPLLNSLGQVIGVTFAIETTEEVRAFIGIGYAIPSIIMGRVADAIIAKGKYEHPWVGVECDPNYIGGVLISRVVEDSPAYNAGLMSGDIIVKVDNRTVNRYDDMVIYLERYKSPGDTIILEVKRGTTTLAITLTLGKRPE comes from the coding sequence ATGGGTTGGGAGTACACCTTAAGGATTGATAAGAAGTTTATTGTAGCCTTGTTTCTTGTTGCGGTTGCCTTGGGTGGGGGTTTCTCGCTTGTCTATTGGAATTTGAAGTCGAGTTTGAATGTTTTGGAGGACAGGTATGCTGATGTTTCAGCCCGACTTGAAAGCCTTCAAACTCTAATAGAACAGCTTTATTATGTCCAGAAGCTCAACTTGACGGCTGTCCAAATATACAATTTGAGCAGAAATTCGGTGGTTCTGGTTGTGGCGGGCAGTAAATCTGGCTCGGGTTTTGTTTATCGTGTCGGTGGGAATGGCAAGGGATACATAATCACGAACAACCACGTTATAGAAGGCTCCGAAAACAATCTTAAAGTGACCTTTTTCATTGATGGCAAGCCCGTGCAGGTTAGCGCTGCTGTTAAGGGCAAGGACATCTACAGCGACCTTGCGGTTTTGGAGGTTTACAATCTTCCTGCGGAGGCGAAGCCTCTGCCCGTGGGTGATTCCACGAAACTTTTGGTGGGCGAACCCGTCTACGCTATTGGAAACCCCTTTGGCCTGGAAGGCTCTATGACCGCTGGAATAGTAAGCCAGCTGGGCAGAGTTTTAAGGCTAAGCGATCTCGGTGTGCCCGAGCCCTGGGGAGCCTACTCCATAGTTGACATTATCCAGTTTGATGCCGCTGTAAACCCCGGAAACTCCGGTGGGCCGCTCCTCAATAGCCTCGGCCAAGTTATAGGCGTAACATTTGCTATAGAAACAACAGAGGAAGTGAGGGCTTTCATAGGGATAGGCTATGCTATCCCCTCCATAATAATGGGAAGGGTAGCCGATGCAATAATCGCCAAGGGTAAGTATGAGCATCCCTGGGTTGGCGTGGAATGCGATCCAAACTATATAGGCGGAGTGTTAATTTCCAGGGTGGTTGAGGATAGCCCGGCTTACAATGCAGGCTTAATGAGCGGAGACATCATCGTTAAGGTTGATAATCGAACAGTTAACCGCTACGATGACATGGTGATCTACCTGGAACGGTATAAGAGCCCCGGGGACACCATAATTTTGGAGGTTAAGAGGGGGACTACAACCTTAGCCATAACATTAACCCTTGGGAAACGGCCGGAGTAA
- a CDS encoding MFS transporter: MSQSEKPSRLSSPFKFLSRDLKLIFVSNLVGAFGDGLYAYLLPYYIAEALGATSVEVGILYALASLTATITLLIAGVLADRYDRKKIMVAGWIAWLPVPLIFASARNWVQMIPGMLLWGFWLGGPTSTAYIVTAADKSRLTLTFTTISSAWSLGYIFSPAFGGYLAGKLGMQTVFLISFALYALATVVLMFISSQHAKQLEQKRLGDYPSSLQLLRTKRLAAISAFFAATMFVLMMFRPFLPKFLADMHGYGDFEIGLLGSIAFAGSAVLGIALGKFGDMYGQKFALTVAMALCSFSMTVMLLTGNLCLLAFAFFFIGASYATWSIMSAIVGPLAPEPIRARWVSIPQTISMFASILAPYVGGMLYAISPAILFTVTITMTIALALAALVQKF; encoded by the coding sequence ATGTCACAGAGCGAAAAGCCTTCACGGCTGAGTTCACCTTTTAAATTCCTCAGCAGAGACTTGAAACTAATTTTTGTTTCAAACCTTGTCGGGGCCTTTGGAGACGGTCTCTACGCCTACCTTCTGCCCTACTACATAGCGGAGGCGCTGGGGGCAACCTCTGTGGAAGTTGGAATCTTATACGCTCTAGCCAGCCTAACAGCAACCATAACGCTGCTGATCGCCGGAGTGCTTGCCGACAGATATGACAGAAAAAAGATTATGGTGGCTGGTTGGATCGCATGGCTTCCAGTACCTCTCATATTCGCTTCTGCAAGAAACTGGGTTCAAATGATTCCAGGGATGCTCCTCTGGGGCTTTTGGCTTGGTGGGCCGACAAGCACAGCCTACATCGTGACAGCAGCTGACAAAAGCAGACTTACATTGACATTCACGACTATATCATCAGCATGGTCTCTGGGCTATATTTTCTCGCCAGCCTTCGGCGGCTACTTAGCTGGAAAACTCGGCATGCAAACAGTTTTCCTCATCTCCTTCGCCTTATATGCCCTGGCAACTGTGGTTTTGATGTTCATCAGCAGCCAGCACGCCAAACAGCTAGAACAGAAAAGGCTTGGAGACTATCCATCGTCTTTGCAGCTTTTAAGGACAAAGCGGCTGGCGGCAATCTCAGCCTTTTTCGCAGCCACAATGTTTGTTCTAATGATGTTTCGCCCATTTCTGCCAAAATTCTTGGCAGACATGCATGGCTATGGCGACTTTGAAATCGGCCTTTTGGGCTCCATAGCCTTCGCCGGCTCAGCTGTGCTTGGCATAGCTCTAGGCAAATTTGGAGACATGTATGGCCAGAAGTTCGCCCTTACAGTTGCAATGGCGCTCTGCAGCTTCTCAATGACGGTTATGCTCTTAACGGGAAACCTCTGCTTACTAGCATTTGCCTTTTTCTTCATAGGCGCATCCTACGCAACATGGTCTATTATGAGCGCCATTGTGGGGCCACTAGCCCCAGAGCCAATAAGGGCCAGATGGGTTTCAATACCCCAAACAATAAGCATGTTCGCATCCATACTTGCACCATATGTAGGTGGAATGCTCTATGCCATTTCACCAGCCATCCTCTTCACAGTCACCATCACAATGACCATTGCCTTGGCGCTGGCAGCCCTCGTCCAGAAGTTTTAA
- a CDS encoding adenylosuccinate synthetase, whose product MPCTVIVGGFWGDEGKGKIVSYLALKDKIDVCVRTGSVNAAHTVWFEGKRYALHMVPSCFVYEKCRLLIGAGANIHVAKFLEEVELTNVKNRIGVDYQASIIEEKHSEQDKTNAHLRGIGTTGWGVGPAIEERVRRTAKLAKDVPELQPYLTDVALEVNTAIDSGKKVILEGTQGVMLSLYYGTYPYVTGRDTSASAICSEAGVGPTKVDEVLVVFKSFMTRVGAGPLPGEISKEEAIKRGWFEVAAGTGRERRSAPFNFEIAKRAVMINGATQAALTKLDVLYPKCRGIRKYEDLPKEAKEFVAEIERQLGIPVVLIGTGQDVLDVIDRRT is encoded by the coding sequence ATGCCCTGCACAGTCATAGTTGGCGGTTTCTGGGGCGACGAGGGTAAGGGAAAAATTGTCTCTTACTTAGCCTTAAAGGACAAGATTGATGTTTGCGTGCGAACAGGCTCCGTTAATGCGGCGCACACCGTTTGGTTTGAGGGGAAACGCTACGCCCTCCACATGGTTCCATCATGTTTCGTCTATGAAAAATGCCGTCTCCTCATAGGTGCTGGGGCAAACATTCACGTGGCAAAATTCCTCGAAGAAGTTGAATTGACAAACGTGAAAAACCGGATAGGTGTGGATTACCAAGCCTCAATAATAGAGGAAAAACATTCCGAGCAAGATAAGACAAACGCCCATTTAAGGGGCATAGGCACAACAGGCTGGGGTGTTGGACCAGCCATAGAAGAGCGTGTCCGCAGAACAGCCAAACTAGCCAAAGACGTACCAGAACTCCAACCCTACCTAACCGATGTGGCGCTGGAAGTTAACACAGCCATAGACTCCGGCAAAAAGGTCATTTTAGAGGGAACACAGGGTGTGATGCTCTCCCTCTATTATGGAACATACCCCTACGTTACTGGAAGAGACACCAGCGCCTCAGCCATATGCTCTGAAGCCGGTGTGGGTCCAACAAAGGTTGACGAAGTCCTCGTGGTCTTCAAGTCTTTCATGACAAGGGTGGGCGCGGGACCCCTGCCTGGTGAAATTTCGAAAGAGGAGGCCATAAAGCGTGGATGGTTTGAGGTTGCAGCTGGAACAGGCCGCGAGAGACGTTCAGCCCCCTTCAACTTTGAAATCGCCAAGAGGGCTGTAATGATAAATGGTGCAACTCAAGCGGCGTTAACGAAGCTGGATGTTCTATACCCAAAATGCAGAGGCATCAGGAAATACGAGGATCTGCCCAAGGAAGCCAAGGAGTTCGTGGCTGAAATCGAGCGGCAACTGGGCATACCCGTAGTCCTGATAGGCACAGGTCAAGACGTTTTAGACGTGATTGACAGGAGAACCTAA
- a CDS encoding metallophosphoesterase family protein, whose amino-acid sequence MLSQETAARQERDITKKVIGLISDTHVPVRAREIPRKVFEVFEKVDYIIHAGDLVDLTVIDKLEQIAPVLAVYGNMDGPEIRGKLPKMNSLKVFDWKVGVMHDPGTIFGIGKMREIAKQNGFHVLVYGHTHHANIKWEGEILFINPGSPTNPVPPFITKPTVGLLTITKEKISPEIVVLS is encoded by the coding sequence ATGCTTAGTCAAGAAACCGCGGCAAGACAGGAGAGAGACATAACAAAAAAGGTTATCGGTTTAATCTCGGACACCCATGTTCCAGTTCGCGCCCGGGAAATTCCCAGAAAAGTCTTCGAGGTTTTTGAAAAGGTTGACTACATAATCCACGCCGGCGACTTGGTGGATTTAACAGTCATAGATAAACTGGAGCAAATCGCGCCAGTCCTAGCCGTCTATGGGAACATGGATGGGCCGGAAATCCGCGGAAAACTTCCCAAAATGAATTCCCTCAAAGTTTTCGACTGGAAGGTCGGGGTTATGCATGACCCGGGAACCATCTTCGGCATAGGAAAAATGAGGGAAATAGCCAAACAAAACGGCTTCCACGTGCTCGTTTATGGGCACACTCACCATGCGAACATAAAGTGGGAAGGCGAGATCCTATTCATTAACCCCGGCAGCCCCACAAATCCAGTCCCCCCATTCATTACAAAACCAACCGTTGGACTATTAACAATAACCAAGGAGAAAATTTCACCCGAAATTGTTGTGCTTTCATAG
- a CDS encoding DNA-3-methyladenine glycosylase — MKVLPRSFYERDPAIVARELLGKMLVRHLEGQILSGKIVETEAYYGENDPASKAYMGKKPFNEPMFSEVGRTFIYMVHGNWLLNIVAHPKGEVGAVLIRALEPVQGIETMKKNRKTGDTKALTNGPGKLTKALAITKKLNGVDVANSNSDLTITYGEGEPFEICTSHRIGVKADLPQKLRFYIKGNAFVSRP, encoded by the coding sequence ATGAAAGTCCTGCCAAGAAGCTTCTACGAAAGGGATCCAGCCATCGTGGCAAGGGAGCTCCTTGGAAAGATGCTTGTTAGACATCTAGAAGGCCAAATTTTAAGCGGAAAAATTGTTGAAACAGAAGCCTACTACGGCGAAAACGACCCGGCCTCAAAAGCCTACATGGGGAAAAAGCCCTTCAACGAGCCCATGTTCAGCGAGGTCGGCAGAACGTTCATTTACATGGTTCATGGAAACTGGCTCCTAAACATAGTGGCTCACCCAAAAGGCGAGGTTGGCGCCGTTCTGATAAGGGCCCTCGAACCTGTCCAAGGAATAGAAACCATGAAGAAGAACAGGAAAACCGGGGACACGAAAGCCCTGACAAACGGGCCTGGAAAGCTAACCAAGGCCTTGGCCATAACAAAAAAGCTGAACGGTGTCGACGTTGCCAACTCCAACAGCGACTTAACCATAACATACGGTGAAGGCGAGCCCTTTGAAATTTGCACTTCCCATAGAATCGGCGTGAAGGCAGACCTTCCCCAGAAATTGAGGTTTTACATTAAGGGAAACGCCTTTGTCTCCAGACCATAG
- a CDS encoding Mth938-like domain-containing protein — protein sequence MIESYDFGVMVVNGKRYTSDLIVFPEKVLSGWWRREGHQLCLEDLRDVLSATPPPRVLVVGTGYLGLVKVLPEVEKALKDRGIKLIAQPTREAFKTFNELLKAGKRVVGAFHLTC from the coding sequence ATGATCGAGTCTTATGATTTCGGCGTGATGGTTGTTAATGGGAAACGCTATACAAGCGACCTCATAGTTTTCCCAGAAAAGGTCTTAAGCGGATGGTGGAGGAGGGAGGGACACCAACTCTGCTTGGAAGACTTGAGGGATGTTCTCTCCGCAACGCCTCCTCCAAGGGTTTTGGTTGTTGGCACAGGCTATTTGGGGCTCGTTAAAGTTCTGCCCGAAGTTGAGAAGGCCCTAAAAGATCGGGGGATAAAGCTCATAGCCCAGCCGACAAGGGAAGCCTTTAAAACCTTCAATGAGCTTTTGAAGGCGGGCAAGCGGGTTGTCGGCGCCTTCCACCTAACATGCTAA